In a genomic window of Hyphomonas sp.:
- a CDS encoding division plane positioning ATPase MipZ, whose amino-acid sequence MPADGFAPLTTDSGPDLSAQQREARVIVVGNEKGGAGKSTVSMHLSVALMRMGKKVGVIDLDVRQRSLTRYLENRLRWMQSTGARLPMPEIVRVDASTERDLDKAESEETQRFLSSVARLKKACDFIIIDGPGGDTYLSRLAHVNADTLITPLNDSFVDFDLLGDVNPQTLEVLRPSFYSEMVWSCRKKKAQTSRRPIDWIVMRNRMSPLAARNKERVGEALTNLSKRIGFRLAPGLSERVIYRELFPAGLTLLDLTEKGSNVSFTMSHVAARQEMRDLLIVLQLPELVGAEIEF is encoded by the coding sequence ATGCCCGCTGATGGATTCGCCCCGCTCACCACGGATAGCGGCCCGGACCTGTCAGCGCAGCAGCGCGAGGCCCGCGTCATTGTCGTTGGCAATGAAAAGGGCGGTGCGGGCAAGTCGACGGTCTCCATGCACCTGTCCGTTGCGCTGATGCGCATGGGCAAGAAGGTGGGCGTCATTGACCTCGACGTGCGCCAGCGCAGCCTGACCCGGTATCTCGAGAATCGCCTTCGCTGGATGCAGTCCACGGGCGCGCGTCTGCCCATGCCCGAAATCGTTCGCGTGGATGCGTCCACGGAAAGGGACCTCGACAAGGCTGAATCGGAGGAGACCCAGCGTTTCCTCAGCAGCGTGGCGCGCCTCAAGAAAGCCTGCGACTTCATCATCATTGATGGTCCGGGCGGTGACACCTATCTCTCGCGCCTCGCGCATGTGAATGCCGACACATTGATCACGCCGCTGAACGACAGTTTCGTCGATTTCGATCTGCTCGGCGATGTGAACCCGCAAACGCTCGAAGTGCTGCGGCCCAGCTTCTATTCCGAAATGGTCTGGTCCTGCCGCAAGAAAAAGGCACAGACCTCGCGTCGTCCGATTGACTGGATCGTCATGCGCAACCGGATGTCGCCACTGGCGGCGCGGAACAAGGAACGTGTCGGCGAAGCCCTGACGAATCTTTCCAAGCGGATCGGCTTCCGGCTCGCGCCCGGCCTGTCGGAGCGCGTGATCTATCGTGAACTCTTCCCGGCCGGCCTGACCCTGCTGGACCTGACCGAAAAGGGCTCCAACGTCTCCTTCACGATGAGCCATGTGGCTGCCCGTCAGGAGATGCGCGATCTGCTGATCGTCCTGCAACTGCCGGAGCTGGTTGGAGCCGAGATCGAATTCTGA
- a CDS encoding proton-translocating transhydrogenase family protein, producing the protein MKRALLTLSAASFALPAFADAGGIDSTVFLAAIFALACFVGYYVVWSVTPALHTPLMAVTNAISSVIIVGALVAAATVGLSSDNWVSKILGTVAVILASVNIFGGFLVTQRMLAMYKKKGD; encoded by the coding sequence ATGAAGCGCGCACTCCTGACGCTTTCCGCGGCCAGCTTCGCGCTGCCCGCCTTCGCAGATGCCGGCGGCATCGATTCCACCGTCTTCCTGGCCGCGATCTTCGCGCTGGCCTGCTTTGTCGGCTATTATGTCGTCTGGTCGGTGACGCCGGCCCTGCACACGCCGCTGATGGCTGTGACGAACGCCATTTCGTCCGTGATCATCGTCGGCGCGCTCGTAGCCGCCGCCACGGTCGGCCTCAGCTCCGACAATTGGGTCTCCAAGATCCTCGGCACGGTCGCTGTGATCCTCGCCAGCGTGAACATCTTCGGCGGCTTTCTCGTCACCCAGCGCATGCTGGCCATGTACAAGAAGAAGGGGGACTAA
- a CDS encoding SDR family NAD(P)-dependent oxidoreductase, with product MRLLSLANKTALVTGASSGLGRHFAGVLADAGAYVVLAARRLDKLEEVAGEIEKRGGKALPVEMDVTSEDSVTGAFGEIREALGRPCDVLVNNSGMSREGWYWDMDEKDWDAVIETNLTGVWRVAKHATRAMMQAGVPGSIINIASITGLRPSNIISAYSASKAGVDHLTRTMALEASRHGIRVNAIAPGYFKTAINDDFLESEAGQRMAKRVPMRRFGDYDELTGPLLLLASDAGSYMTGATVVVDGGHSLTPL from the coding sequence ATGAGATTGTTGAGTTTAGCTAATAAGACGGCACTGGTAACGGGCGCATCGAGTGGATTGGGTCGCCATTTCGCAGGCGTTCTGGCTGATGCAGGCGCCTATGTCGTGTTGGCGGCGCGACGTCTCGACAAGCTGGAAGAAGTTGCGGGCGAGATCGAGAAACGCGGCGGAAAGGCCCTTCCGGTCGAAATGGACGTGACCTCTGAAGACAGCGTCACCGGCGCATTCGGAGAGATTCGCGAGGCGCTGGGCCGGCCATGCGACGTTCTGGTGAACAATTCCGGCATGTCCCGGGAAGGCTGGTACTGGGACATGGACGAAAAGGACTGGGATGCAGTCATCGAGACGAATCTTACCGGGGTCTGGCGCGTGGCCAAGCATGCGACACGGGCCATGATGCAGGCTGGCGTGCCGGGATCGATCATCAATATCGCGTCGATTACCGGACTGAGACCGTCCAATATCATTTCGGCCTATTCGGCCTCCAAGGCAGGTGTGGATCATCTGACCCGCACCATGGCGCTGGAGGCCTCACGCCATGGCATTCGCGTCAACGCCATCGCGCCCGGCTATTTCAAGACCGCCATCAATGACGATTTCCTCGAGTCGGAGGCGGGTCAGCGCATGGCCAAGCGCGTGCCGATGCGCCGGTTCGGAGACTATGACGAGTTGACCGGGCCCTTGCTGCTTCTCGCCTCGGATGCGGGCAGCTACATGACCGGCGCGACGGTCGTGGTCGATGGCGGACATAGCCTGACCCCGCTTTAG
- a CDS encoding Re/Si-specific NAD(P)(+) transhydrogenase subunit alpha, translating into MKISVLRERRAGETRVAATPETVKKLVASGHSVTIESGAGTVAGFPDDSFTDAGATIAADASAAAKGADIVFKVRAPEADEISALPEGIALIALMDPTNLDAAPLNGKKIAALSMEFTPRITRAQSMDALSSQSNLAGYRAVIEGAQTYGRAMPMMMTAAGTIAPAKVFVMGAGVAGLQAIATARRLGAVVTATDVRPAAKEQVASLGAKFIAVEDEEFKAAETAGGYAKQMSPEYQAKQAELTASHIAKQDIVITTALIPGRAAPVLVTEDMVKTMKPGAVIVDMAVSQGGNCPLSRPDEVVDVNGVKVAGFSNLPARLPADASSLFAKNLVAFLPLVTAEDGSLNLDTEDEIVTAMLLTRNGATVNERIQS; encoded by the coding sequence ATGAAAATATCTGTGCTGAGGGAACGACGAGCTGGTGAGACCCGTGTGGCGGCTACACCAGAAACCGTCAAGAAGCTGGTGGCCTCTGGCCACTCTGTCACAATCGAGTCCGGAGCGGGCACTGTCGCAGGGTTCCCTGACGACAGCTTCACCGATGCCGGCGCCACAATTGCAGCCGATGCGTCGGCTGCGGCCAAGGGGGCGGACATTGTCTTCAAGGTGCGCGCACCTGAAGCCGATGAAATCAGCGCCCTGCCGGAAGGTATCGCCCTGATCGCTCTGATGGACCCCACAAATCTGGACGCAGCCCCGCTGAACGGAAAGAAGATTGCGGCCCTGTCCATGGAATTCACGCCGCGCATCACCCGCGCGCAAAGCATGGACGCCCTGTCGTCCCAGTCGAACCTCGCGGGCTATCGCGCCGTCATCGAAGGCGCCCAGACTTATGGCCGCGCCATGCCGATGATGATGACCGCTGCGGGCACGATTGCCCCGGCCAAGGTGTTCGTCATGGGCGCCGGGGTTGCCGGTCTGCAGGCCATCGCCACCGCCCGCCGTCTTGGTGCAGTCGTGACCGCCACCGATGTGCGCCCCGCCGCAAAGGAACAGGTGGCCTCGCTTGGCGCAAAATTCATCGCGGTCGAGGATGAGGAGTTCAAGGCGGCCGAAACTGCTGGTGGATACGCCAAGCAGATGTCGCCGGAATACCAGGCCAAGCAGGCCGAGCTCACGGCCAGCCACATTGCCAAGCAGGACATTGTCATCACGACAGCCCTGATTCCTGGCCGTGCGGCGCCGGTTCTGGTCACCGAAGACATGGTGAAAACGATGAAGCCCGGCGCGGTCATCGTCGACATGGCCGTCAGCCAGGGCGGCAATTGCCCGCTGTCCAGGCCGGATGAAGTGGTTGACGTGAACGGCGTGAAAGTGGCCGGGTTCTCCAACCTCCCTGCTCGCCTTCCGGCCGATGCCTCATCCCTGTTCGCCAAGAACCTTGTCGCCTTCCTGCCGCTGGTCACAGCCGAGGATGGCAGCCTCAATCTCGACACCGAAGACGAAATTGTCACCGCCATGCTGCTGACGCGCAATGGTGCGACGGTGAACGAAAGGATCCAATCATGA
- the folB gene encoding dihydroneopterin aldolase, protein MTDRIFVTNLCLHGFHGVHKAEKSLGQKFFIDIDCRLGQPATSTDLMEETVHYGEVCDLAEELSGKTVFNLIETFAERIADAILQKWDIVEEVTVTVRKPSAPIRHLVDHVGVSITRARNG, encoded by the coding sequence GTGACCGACCGTATCTTCGTTACCAATCTTTGCCTCCACGGCTTCCACGGCGTCCACAAGGCGGAGAAGTCCCTCGGGCAGAAATTCTTCATCGATATCGACTGCCGCCTCGGACAGCCGGCCACGTCGACCGATCTGATGGAAGAGACGGTCCATTATGGCGAGGTCTGTGACCTGGCGGAGGAATTGTCCGGCAAGACCGTGTTCAACCTGATCGAAACCTTTGCCGAGCGCATCGCGGATGCCATCCTTCAGAAGTGGGACATTGTGGAAGAGGTGACCGTCACCGTTCGCAAGCCTTCCGCCCCGATCCGGCATCTGGTGGACCATGTCGGCGTGTCCATCACGCGGGCCCGCAATGGCTGA
- a CDS encoding NAD(P)(+) transhydrogenase (Re/Si-specific) subunit beta: MDSFHTTWAPLLYLVAGILFILALRGLSSPATSRAGNRNGMIGMAIAVATTLALVWNQLDLETWGLILGGVAIGGTIGAIIARKIPMTDMPQLVAAFHSLVGLAAVLVAAAALYSPISFGIAGLEGIKAASLIELGLGSAIGALTFTGSLIAFAKLNGNMSGAPIMLPARHLLNILIGVGIVALLVILIQTHGQAQWAFWGLTVLALILGITLIIPIGGADMPVVVSMLNSYSGWAAAALGFTLGNFALIITGALVGSSGAILSYIMCKGMNRSFISVILGGFGGDDAAAGAAGADADRPFKRGSAEDAAFIMKNASKVIIVPGYGMAVAQAQHALKEMADKLKEEGVEVKYAIHPVAGRMPGHMNVLLAEAQVPYDEVFELEDINSDFRNSEVAFVIGANDVTNPAAKTDTTSPIYGMPVLDVENAGTVLFIKRSMGSGYAGIQNELFFRDNTMMLLADAKKMVEDIVKNL, encoded by the coding sequence ATGGACTCCTTCCACACCACTTGGGCGCCGCTGCTCTATCTCGTTGCCGGCATCCTCTTCATCCTGGCCCTGCGCGGTCTTTCCAGCCCGGCCACCAGCCGCGCGGGCAACCGCAATGGCATGATCGGCATGGCCATCGCCGTGGCGACCACGCTGGCCCTCGTCTGGAACCAGCTTGATCTCGAAACCTGGGGCCTGATCCTCGGCGGCGTCGCCATCGGCGGCACGATCGGCGCAATCATCGCCCGCAAGATCCCGATGACGGACATGCCGCAGCTGGTCGCTGCCTTCCACAGCCTGGTTGGCCTTGCCGCTGTGCTGGTGGCTGCTGCTGCGCTGTATTCACCCATCAGTTTCGGCATTGCAGGTCTCGAGGGCATCAAGGCCGCGTCGCTGATCGAGCTTGGTCTGGGCTCCGCCATTGGTGCGCTGACCTTTACCGGCTCACTGATCGCCTTCGCGAAGCTGAACGGCAACATGTCCGGCGCGCCCATCATGCTGCCGGCCCGTCACCTGCTGAACATCCTGATCGGTGTCGGCATCGTGGCGCTGCTGGTCATCCTGATCCAGACGCATGGCCAGGCACAATGGGCCTTCTGGGGTCTTACGGTCCTCGCCCTGATCCTCGGCATCACGCTGATCATTCCGATTGGCGGCGCAGACATGCCCGTCGTCGTGTCCATGCTGAACTCCTATTCGGGTTGGGCTGCAGCGGCGCTCGGCTTCACGCTCGGCAATTTCGCCTTGATCATCACAGGCGCGCTGGTCGGTTCGTCCGGTGCGATCCTGTCCTACATCATGTGCAAGGGCATGAACCGCAGCTTCATTTCGGTCATCCTCGGCGGCTTCGGCGGCGACGATGCAGCCGCGGGTGCCGCCGGTGCAGATGCCGATCGTCCGTTCAAGCGCGGCTCGGCTGAGGATGCGGCCTTCATCATGAAGAACGCGTCCAAGGTCATCATCGTGCCCGGCTATGGCATGGCGGTGGCGCAGGCCCAGCACGCGCTGAAGGAAATGGCCGACAAGCTGAAGGAAGAAGGCGTCGAAGTGAAATACGCCATCCACCCCGTTGCGGGCCGGATGCCGGGTCACATGAACGTCTTGCTGGCCGAGGCCCAGGTTCCTTATGACGAGGTCTTCGAACTGGAAGACATCAATTCGGACTTCCGCAATTCCGAAGTTGCTTTCGTCATCGGCGCGAACGATGTGACCAACCCCGCCGCCAAGACCGACACGACCAGCCCGATCTATGGCATGCCGGTCCTGGACGTCGAGAATGCCGGGACGGTCCTCTTCATCAAGCGCTCCATGGGCTCCGGCTATGCCGGCATCCAGAACGAGCTGTTCTTCCGCGACAACACGATGATGCTGCTCGCAGACGCGAAGAAGATGGTCGAGGATATCGTCAAGAACCTCTAG
- the galU gene encoding UTP--glucose-1-phosphate uridylyltransferase GalU yields the protein MRVRKAVLPVAGFGTRVLPATKAIPKEMLPVVDRPALQYVVDEALEAGIEHIVFVTGRNKGSIEDYFDIAYELEVALEAKGKDAILEQVRATKLPAGAASFVRQQSPLGLGHAVWCAKDIVGNEPFAVLLPDVLVKGTPSCLAQMVEAYDKVGGNIIAVDQVPMERVSSYGVIAPKGTDRDGRLIEMTGMVEKPPVADAPSNLKITGRYILQPEIFGLLENQGKGAGGEIQLTDAMARLMEAQSFYAYEFDGQDYDCGSKIGYFQAVLGYALDNEEIGEEARAIAKAMLG from the coding sequence ATGCGCGTTCGTAAAGCCGTCCTTCCCGTTGCCGGATTTGGCACGCGGGTCCTGCCCGCGACCAAGGCGATCCCGAAAGAGATGCTGCCGGTCGTCGACCGGCCCGCCCTGCAATATGTGGTGGACGAGGCGCTGGAAGCCGGCATCGAACACATTGTTTTCGTGACCGGGCGCAACAAGGGCTCCATCGAGGACTATTTCGACATTGCCTACGAACTGGAAGTGGCGCTGGAAGCCAAGGGCAAGGACGCCATTCTGGAGCAGGTGCGGGCAACGAAGCTGCCGGCCGGCGCCGCGAGCTTTGTGCGCCAGCAATCACCGCTCGGCCTCGGCCATGCAGTCTGGTGCGCCAAGGACATTGTCGGAAACGAGCCCTTTGCCGTTCTCCTGCCGGATGTTCTGGTCAAGGGCACGCCATCCTGCCTGGCGCAGATGGTTGAGGCCTATGACAAGGTCGGCGGGAATATTATTGCCGTGGATCAGGTGCCCATGGAACGCGTCTCGTCCTATGGCGTGATCGCGCCGAAAGGGACCGATCGCGATGGCCGCCTGATCGAAATGACGGGCATGGTCGAGAAGCCGCCGGTGGCAGATGCGCCGTCGAACCTGAAGATCACCGGGCGCTACATCCTTCAGCCGGAAATCTTCGGCCTGCTGGAAAACCAGGGCAAGGGCGCCGGCGGCGAGATCCAGCTGACCGATGCAATGGCGCGCCTGATGGAAGCGCAATCCTTCTACGCCTACGAGTTTGACGGCCAGGATTATGATTGTGGCTCGAAGATCGGCTATTTCCAGGCCGTGCTGGGCTATGCGCTCGACAATGAAGAGATTGGCGAGGAAGCGCGCGCGATCGCGAAGGCAATGCTCGGCTAG
- the folK gene encoding 2-amino-4-hydroxy-6-hydroxymethyldihydropteridine diphosphokinase codes for MAEAALGLGTNMGDREAALSRAVALLEQMPGVEVIAISGLYASAPWGVEDQPDFLNLCVLIETDLGPMQLLHACKAVEAELGRQTRERWGPREMDLDVLMMPGVEMDTETLSIPHPRMQERRFVMEPLAEIAPDWVLDGEPIESRTAALRRRAADQICERDDSATRRFAELRAR; via the coding sequence ATGGCTGAGGCGGCGCTTGGCCTCGGCACCAATATGGGAGACCGGGAAGCCGCGCTCTCACGCGCCGTGGCGCTGCTGGAGCAGATGCCGGGCGTTGAGGTGATCGCAATCTCCGGCCTCTATGCCAGCGCGCCCTGGGGCGTTGAGGACCAGCCGGATTTCCTGAATCTCTGCGTGCTCATCGAGACCGACCTCGGACCGATGCAATTGCTGCATGCCTGCAAGGCCGTCGAGGCGGAGCTGGGGCGTCAGACGCGTGAGCGCTGGGGGCCGCGGGAGATGGATTTGGATGTGCTGATGATGCCCGGTGTCGAGATGGACACCGAGACGCTCTCCATCCCGCATCCGCGCATGCAGGAGCGCCGGTTCGTGATGGAGCCGTTGGCGGAGATCGCGCCGGATTGGGTGCTGGATGGTGAGCCCATCGAAAGCAGAACGGCCGCCCTCAGACGGAGAGCGGCCGATCAGATTTGCGAGCGGGACGATTCAGCGACGCGCCGCTTTGCTGAGCTGAGAGCCCGCTAG
- the tgt gene encoding tRNA guanosine(34) transglycosylase Tgt codes for MAVFPFEISAVEGKARTGVLKTPRGDIRTPAFMPVGTAGTVKALYMDQVKDAGADIILGNTYHLMLRPGAERVKRLGGLHVFAHWDGPMLTDSGGFQVWSLAQLRKMDADGVTFQSHIDGSTHRLTPARSIEIQADLLGADISMQLDECTDYPCSHEEAERSLDLSLDWGQRSLDAFGERDRQTLFGIIQGSNYADLREKSARGVVSQGFGGIALGGLAVGEGHDQMCATIDMTVPHLPDALPRYVMGVGKPIDLVESVARGIDMFDCVLPTRSGRHGQAWTWDGPVNVKNARFAEDLSPLDEAVNCPASQDYSRAYYHHLFKAGEYLGPMLLSWHNTAFFQALMQEIRAAIAEGRFEALRSRLQAAWASTKSSPKDERA; via the coding sequence ATGGCTGTTTTTCCTTTCGAGATTTCCGCGGTCGAGGGCAAGGCCCGGACCGGTGTGCTGAAAACACCGCGCGGCGACATTCGCACGCCCGCCTTCATGCCTGTGGGCACGGCGGGCACGGTGAAGGCGCTTTACATGGACCAGGTGAAGGATGCCGGGGCCGACATCATCCTGGGCAACACGTATCACCTGATGCTGCGGCCGGGCGCCGAGCGTGTGAAGCGCCTCGGCGGCCTGCATGTCTTTGCGCACTGGGACGGGCCGATGCTGACCGATAGTGGCGGCTTTCAGGTCTGGTCGCTGGCGCAGTTGCGGAAGATGGATGCGGATGGTGTTACCTTCCAGAGCCATATCGATGGCTCCACGCACCGGCTGACCCCGGCGCGCAGTATCGAAATCCAGGCCGATCTGCTGGGCGCAGATATTTCCATGCAGCTGGACGAATGCACCGATTATCCCTGCAGCCATGAAGAGGCCGAGCGCAGCCTCGACCTTTCGCTTGACTGGGGCCAGCGTTCTCTCGACGCGTTCGGCGAACGGGACCGGCAGACCCTGTTCGGAATCATTCAGGGATCGAACTATGCCGACCTGCGGGAGAAATCCGCCCGGGGCGTGGTGTCGCAAGGCTTTGGCGGCATTGCGCTTGGCGGCCTCGCCGTAGGTGAGGGCCACGATCAGATGTGCGCCACCATCGACATGACGGTGCCCCATCTTCCAGATGCCCTGCCACGCTATGTCATGGGCGTCGGCAAGCCGATTGACCTGGTCGAGAGCGTGGCGCGTGGCATCGACATGTTCGACTGCGTCCTGCCGACCCGGTCAGGACGTCACGGTCAGGCCTGGACCTGGGATGGACCGGTGAACGTGAAGAATGCCCGCTTTGCAGAGGATCTGTCTCCATTGGACGAGGCCGTGAACTGCCCGGCCAGCCAGGATTATTCTCGCGCCTATTATCACCACCTGTTCAAGGCGGGCGAGTATCTCGGGCCCATGCTGCTCAGCTGGCACAATACGGCCTTCTTCCAGGCGTTGATGCAGGAGATCCGCGCCGCCATCGCCGAGGGCCGGTTCGAGGCGCTGCGCAGCCGTCTCCAGGCCGCCTGGGCGTCGACGAAATCTAGTCCGAAGGATGAACGGGCGTGA
- a CDS encoding amidohydrolase: protein MVFNNSDWLAQVQEDIVDPDREIVDPHHHLWPQADMHYNVPEFLADLTSGHKIVHTVFMECGAAYREDGPDHLKPVGETEFVAAAAEDMKAKGGPHIAGIVGHADLRGPNLEEVLDAHMEAAKGLFRGIRHAGSRDTSGATLRIPGRAPERLYADDDFRRGVQLLGEHGLSYDTWHYHHQNRDYLDLVKAVPNTTMVLDHFGTPIGIGPYADKREEIFEQWCDDMADLAHCPNVVAKLGGLAMPDNGWGWHERETPPTSDEFVLAQARYYDHMIDCFGASRCMFESNFPVDRWSISYPVLWNGLKKIAAKYSELEQRALFSETARRIYRL from the coding sequence ATGGTGTTCAACAATAGCGACTGGCTGGCGCAGGTTCAGGAAGACATTGTCGATCCGGATCGGGAAATCGTTGACCCGCATCATCATCTCTGGCCGCAGGCCGACATGCACTACAACGTCCCGGAATTCCTGGCTGACCTGACCAGCGGCCACAAGATTGTGCATACGGTATTCATGGAGTGCGGTGCAGCCTATCGGGAAGACGGGCCGGATCATTTGAAACCCGTTGGCGAGACGGAATTCGTGGCGGCGGCTGCGGAAGACATGAAAGCGAAAGGCGGGCCTCATATTGCGGGGATCGTCGGGCATGCCGATCTGCGTGGTCCGAATCTCGAGGAGGTTCTGGATGCCCACATGGAGGCTGCCAAAGGCCTGTTTCGGGGCATCCGCCATGCCGGCTCGCGCGACACGAGCGGCGCGACGCTGCGCATACCGGGCCGCGCGCCGGAGCGCCTGTATGCCGATGATGATTTCCGGCGCGGCGTGCAGCTGCTGGGCGAACACGGGCTCTCCTATGACACCTGGCACTACCATCACCAGAACCGCGACTATCTGGACCTGGTGAAGGCGGTTCCGAACACGACCATGGTGCTCGACCATTTCGGCACCCCGATCGGCATTGGCCCCTATGCCGACAAGCGCGAAGAGATTTTCGAGCAATGGTGCGATGACATGGCCGATCTGGCGCATTGCCCGAACGTGGTCGCGAAACTGGGCGGCCTTGCCATGCCCGACAATGGCTGGGGCTGGCATGAGCGGGAGACGCCGCCGACCTCTGACGAGTTCGTGCTGGCGCAGGCGCGCTACTATGATCACATGATCGATTGTTTCGGTGCTTCGCGCTGCATGTTCGAAAGCAATTTTCCGGTCGACCGCTGGTCCATCAGCTATCCGGTGCTCTGGAATGGACTGAAGAAGATTGCCGCGAAGTATTCCGAACTGGAACAGCGCGCCCTGTTCAGCGAAACGGCCCGGCGCATCTACCGGCTGTAG
- a CDS encoding threonine/serine dehydratase, with amino-acid sequence MTDPVLPTFEDIVAAADRLDGVARETPVLTHAALDEMSGGTLFVKAECLQVTGSFKIRGAMNRLAQLPDAQRAAGVVAFSSGNHAQGVARAARLLDMPALIVMPSDAPAIKVAGVEADGAEIVFYDRETESREEIAETIARERGAIVVPSFDDPHIVAGQGTAGLEFARQMAVQGAPLDHLICCAGGGGLITGIALAMNRLSPDTHIWAAEPEQHDDWARSLASGEIRTNAPGTRSFCDAILTPAPGEITFALGRRLLSGGLLASDKEVATAMRAAFRYLKIVAEPGGAAALAVALKGLPGALRGKRVGVIVTGGNVDAGLFADVLNGT; translated from the coding sequence ATGACCGATCCCGTCCTGCCGACTTTTGAAGACATTGTCGCCGCCGCAGACCGTCTCGACGGTGTGGCCCGCGAAACGCCGGTGCTCACGCATGCGGCGCTGGATGAGATGTCCGGCGGCACGCTGTTCGTGAAGGCGGAGTGTCTGCAGGTCACGGGCAGTTTCAAGATACGCGGCGCGATGAACCGTCTGGCGCAATTGCCGGACGCACAAAGGGCTGCCGGTGTCGTGGCCTTTTCGTCCGGCAATCATGCCCAGGGCGTGGCGCGGGCAGCCCGGCTGCTGGACATGCCAGCGCTGATCGTGATGCCGTCCGATGCGCCGGCCATCAAGGTGGCCGGGGTCGAGGCCGACGGGGCGGAAATCGTGTTCTATGATCGCGAGACCGAGAGCCGCGAGGAGATTGCGGAAACGATTGCCAGGGAACGCGGCGCGATCGTGGTGCCCAGTTTCGACGATCCCCACATCGTGGCCGGGCAGGGCACGGCAGGCCTCGAATTTGCCCGGCAGATGGCTGTGCAGGGCGCGCCTCTGGACCATCTGATCTGCTGTGCCGGTGGGGGCGGCCTGATCACCGGGATCGCCCTGGCCATGAACCGCCTGTCGCCCGATACACACATCTGGGCCGCCGAGCCCGAACAGCATGATGACTGGGCTCGCTCGCTGGCCTCGGGCGAGATCCGCACCAATGCGCCCGGAACGCGGTCCTTCTGCGATGCGATCCTGACGCCCGCTCCGGGCGAGATCACCTTTGCACTCGGCAGGCGGCTGCTCAGCGGGGGGCTGCTGGCGTCCGATAAGGAGGTCGCCACCGCCATGCGCGCAGCCTTCCGCTATCTCAAGATCGTTGCCGAGCCGGGCGGGGCAGCCGCCCTGGCGGTTGCGCTGAAAGGGCTGCCGGGCGCCCTGCGTGGAAAGCGGGTTGGGGTGATCGTCACCGGCGGAAATGTTGACGCCGGTTTGTTTGCGGATGTCCTGAACGGTACCTGA
- the folP gene encoding dihydropteroate synthase, translating into MDRHTRIAVRNRLLARLSTGDPLLMGILNVTPDSFSDGGAHDSLSGALAHAEQMRAEGADILDIGGESTRPGGEEVSLEDEWARVAQPIARLASEDALPVSIDTYKAEIVRRAVAAGAVLANDVWGMTRDAQMADAVAETESLVCITYNRGATNADINLRQDMADFIGRAFESADRAGIPRAHILLDPGVGFSKTYEQNFEVLAHLDLMVETGCPVLVGVSRKSFIGRLTGNPVAERLVGTLAAGLDSVYRGATILRVHDVAAHREALDMFQAIRSAK; encoded by the coding sequence ATGGACAGGCATACGCGAATTGCCGTGCGGAACCGTTTGCTGGCCCGGCTGAGTACGGGCGACCCTTTGCTCATGGGCATTCTGAACGTCACGCCGGACTCCTTCTCTGATGGCGGCGCGCATGACTCGCTGTCGGGCGCACTTGCCCATGCCGAGCAGATGCGGGCCGAAGGCGCCGACATTCTGGACATAGGCGGGGAGTCGACCCGGCCGGGCGGCGAAGAGGTCAGTCTTGAGGATGAATGGGCGCGGGTCGCCCAGCCGATTGCCCGGCTCGCCTCGGAGGACGCGCTGCCGGTCTCGATCGATACGTACAAGGCAGAGATCGTCCGGCGGGCTGTGGCGGCTGGTGCGGTGCTGGCCAATGATGTCTGGGGCATGACCCGTGATGCGCAGATGGCCGACGCCGTGGCCGAGACAGAGAGCCTTGTCTGCATCACCTATAATCGCGGCGCGACAAATGCCGACATCAATCTACGCCAGGACATGGCCGACTTCATCGGGCGCGCCTTCGAGAGCGCTGATCGGGCAGGCATTCCGCGCGCACACATCCTGCTGGATCCCGGTGTAGGCTTTTCCAAGACCTATGAGCAGAATTTCGAAGTGCTCGCCCATCTGGACCTGATGGTGGAGACCGGCTGTCCGGTGCTGGTGGGGGTGTCGCGCAAATCCTTTATCGGCCGCCTCACGGGCAATCCTGTCGCGGAGCGGCTTGTCGGCACGCTTGCGGCGGGCCTCGATAGCGTCTACCGGGGCGCGACAATTCTTCGTGTCCATGATGTGGCCGCCCACCGGGAGGCGCTCGACATGTTCCAGGCCATCAGGAGTGCCAAGTGA